One genomic window of Pirellulales bacterium includes the following:
- a CDS encoding class I SAM-dependent methyltransferase, whose product MATKEVPLENWYDHPEWFEIGFQDETQKEADFFEQAFKKYCPFKVKRVFEPACGGGRLVVEMASRGYRVTGFDLSQPMLDYTRRQLRARHLKATLFQGDMTQFKLPTQHDAAFCTFNSFRHLTTEKAARSQLQCVAESLREGGLYFLGMHLAPHDIADFCIERWSGRRDNIHVTTTLRVIASSRQTRLERLRISVLVKEFEQNGKSPQKTGMNGCSKVNGKSLQRHHGKSSIDRSPKGKVAANGCVIHRMRDEFDYRMYTAAQIRSLFKSVPDLELVEVFDFNYDIDEPQKLNDDLVDTLFVLRKR is encoded by the coding sequence ATGGCCACGAAAGAAGTTCCCCTCGAAAACTGGTACGATCACCCCGAATGGTTCGAAATCGGCTTTCAAGATGAAACGCAGAAGGAAGCTGATTTTTTTGAACAGGCTTTCAAAAAATACTGCCCGTTCAAAGTGAAACGCGTTTTCGAGCCGGCCTGTGGCGGGGGCCGCTTGGTCGTTGAAATGGCGTCGCGTGGCTACCGCGTGACCGGTTTCGACCTGAGCCAGCCGATGCTCGATTACACCCGGCGGCAGCTTCGCGCGCGTCATTTGAAAGCTACGCTCTTTCAAGGCGATATGACCCAATTCAAGCTGCCCACACAGCACGATGCAGCATTCTGCACGTTCAACAGTTTTCGGCACTTGACCACGGAAAAGGCGGCTCGCAGCCAATTGCAGTGCGTGGCCGAATCGCTCCGCGAAGGGGGGCTTTATTTCCTGGGAATGCACCTGGCGCCGCACGATATTGCCGATTTTTGCATCGAACGCTGGTCCGGCCGGCGCGACAATATCCACGTCACCACCACGCTGCGAGTCATCGCGTCCAGTCGCCAGACCCGGCTGGAGCGGCTGCGAATCAGCGTGCTCGTGAAAGAATTCGAGCAGAATGGAAAATCGCCGCAGAAGACTGGAATGAACGGGTGCTCCAAGGTCAATGGAAAGTCGCTGCAACGGCACCATGGAAAAAGCTCGATCGACCGATCACCCAAAGGCAAAGTGGCCGCCAATGGTTGCGTCATTCACCGGATGCGAGACGAATTCGACTACCGCATGTACACGGCAGCTCAAATTCGCAGCCTCTTCAAGAGCGTTCCCGATCTGGAACTTGTCGAAGTGTTCGACTTCAACTACGACATCGATGAGCCGCAAAAGCTCAACGATGACTTGGTCGATACGCTGTTCGTGCTGCGGAAGCGATAG